Proteins encoded by one window of Mesorhizobium sp. INR15:
- a CDS encoding AraC family transcriptional regulator encodes MLPIPIDAKSERSGRGELVALAGTLAPRRGYNPTALNCVRILRTEAVLHDIPVLYKPGAVFVLQGSKQGLLEGEIYRYDEQHYLAVSVPVSFRMTSTASPERPLLAVYVEFDMQMAAEIAMQVEMHAELASGKPRGLTSSRMAAEIEDVLLRLLMALRSPVEIAVLGAGILRELHYRVLVGPQGGAMIAALQQKGTSGRVIRSLAWLRENYGSEISIADLARKVGMSVPSYHVHFKDLTGTSPMQYVKAMRLHEARLMIVRQNRTIAEAAASVGYASTAQFSRDFKRHFGRTASEEMKWVRRHLGELA; translated from the coding sequence ATGTTGCCAATTCCTATTGACGCCAAAAGCGAACGATCCGGGCGAGGCGAGCTGGTCGCGTTGGCCGGGACGCTCGCCCCTCGTCGCGGCTACAACCCGACCGCGCTCAATTGCGTCCGCATACTGCGGACGGAAGCCGTGCTTCACGACATCCCGGTCCTCTACAAGCCGGGCGCGGTGTTCGTGTTACAGGGAAGCAAGCAAGGCCTCCTTGAGGGAGAAATCTACCGCTACGACGAACAACACTACCTGGCGGTTTCGGTGCCCGTTTCATTCCGCATGACGTCGACGGCCAGTCCGGAGCGGCCATTGCTTGCGGTCTATGTCGAGTTCGATATGCAGATGGCAGCCGAGATCGCCATGCAAGTGGAGATGCATGCCGAACTGGCAAGCGGCAAGCCACGAGGTCTCACGTCAAGCAGGATGGCCGCCGAAATCGAGGATGTCCTGCTACGCCTCCTGATGGCGCTTCGCAGCCCCGTTGAAATTGCCGTTCTTGGCGCCGGCATTCTGCGCGAACTGCACTACCGGGTGCTGGTCGGCCCGCAGGGCGGCGCAATGATCGCGGCGCTGCAACAGAAAGGCACATCCGGAAGGGTTATCCGGAGCCTCGCCTGGTTGCGAGAAAACTATGGCTCTGAAATTTCGATCGCTGATCTGGCAAGAAAAGTGGGCATGAGCGTTCCCTCCTACCATGTCCACTTCAAGGACCTGACCGGCACCAGTCCAATGCAGTACGTGAAAGCGATGCGGCTGCACGAAGCAAGATTGATGATAGTACGCCAGAACAGGACGATCGCAGAGGCCGCCGCTTCAGTCGGCTACGCGAGCACGGCTCAATTCAGCCGCGATTTCAAACGGCATTTCGGGCGCACGGCGTCGGAAGAGATGAAATGGGTCCGCCGCCATCTGGGCGAACTCGCCTAA
- a CDS encoding septum formation initiator family protein, producing the protein MWTRQHKQRNTGRLIIPSLCVAFLAYFGFHAYHGEFGIYSKYRLEAQTAELQGELDAVKARRVELERRVRLMHDGTLEKDMLDEQARRALNVSQADEITIMLPASVK; encoded by the coding sequence ATGTGGACGCGCCAGCACAAGCAGAGAAACACCGGCCGGCTGATCATTCCATCGCTTTGCGTGGCGTTTTTGGCCTATTTCGGCTTCCATGCCTATCACGGCGAATTCGGCATCTATTCCAAATACCGGCTGGAAGCGCAGACGGCCGAGCTGCAGGGCGAACTCGATGCCGTCAAGGCGCGCCGCGTGGAACTTGAGCGGCGTGTCCGGCTCATGCATGACGGCACGCTGGAGAAGGACATGCTCGACGAGCAGGCCCGCAGGGCGCTCAATGTGTCCCAGGCGGACGAAATCACCATCATGCTGCCGGCTTCGGTAAAGTAA
- a CDS encoding oxidoreductase, whose translation MSQKTFFITGANSGFGLAIASAAIQMGHRVIGTVRSEISRAALTDALPSVRSVLCDVTDFDIIPEVVRQAENEHGSVDVLINNAGYGHEGVLEESPIEEMRRQFDVNVFGAVAVAKAFLPRFRERRRGFIVNVTSMGGMITMPGIAYYCGSKFALQGISEVMRSEMAPFGVHVTTVCPGSFRTDWAGRSMVRTERSIADYDALFDPIREARQAKSGKQLGDPNKLATAVLGLVESDNPPPQLLLGSDALTHVSDRIERLQQEIELWKSVTVSTDG comes from the coding sequence ATGTCACAGAAGACCTTCTTCATCACCGGCGCGAATTCTGGCTTTGGCCTGGCCATAGCTTCCGCGGCCATCCAGATGGGCCATAGGGTGATTGGCACCGTTCGCTCGGAGATATCGCGAGCAGCGCTCACCGACGCTCTCCCCTCAGTTCGCTCAGTCCTCTGCGACGTAACTGATTTCGACATCATACCTGAGGTCGTCAGGCAGGCAGAGAACGAACATGGATCGGTTGACGTGTTGATCAACAATGCCGGCTATGGCCACGAGGGAGTGCTTGAGGAGTCGCCGATCGAAGAGATGCGTCGTCAGTTCGATGTGAACGTCTTCGGCGCTGTCGCTGTCGCCAAGGCCTTCCTTCCCCGGTTCCGCGAGCGGCGCCGCGGGTTCATCGTCAATGTCACATCGATGGGCGGCATGATTACCATGCCGGGCATCGCCTACTATTGCGGCAGCAAGTTTGCGCTCCAAGGCATATCGGAAGTGATGCGCTCGGAAATGGCGCCGTTCGGTGTCCACGTGACCACGGTCTGCCCCGGCTCATTCCGGACGGACTGGGCCGGACGCTCGATGGTCCGCACAGAAAGGTCCATCGCCGACTACGACGCACTTTTTGATCCGATACGTGAGGCGCGACAGGCAAAAAGCGGCAAGCAGCTCGGCGACCCCAACAAACTGGCAACCGCCGTTTTAGGCCTGGTCGAATCCGACAACCCGCCGCCTCAGCTCCTGCTTGGCAGCGATGCCCTCACGCATGTCTCGGACAGAATCGAGCGTCTTCAGCAGGAGATCGAGCTGTGGAAATCTGTCACGGTCTCGACCGATGGCTGA
- the lpdA gene encoding dihydrolipoyl dehydrogenase, whose amino-acid sequence MAENYDVIIIGSGPGGYVTAVRSAQLGFKTAIVEREHLGGICLNWGCIPTKALLRSAEIMHYSDHLKDYGLKLDGKVSVDTAAVVDRSRKVSLRLNGGVSFLMKKNKVDVIWGEAKLSKPGEIIVSNTAKKPMEPQPPVPKGVKGEGTYTAKHIILATGARPRALPGIEPDGKLIWTYFEAMVPKEMPKSLLVMGSGAIGIEFASFYRTMGAEVTVVELLPAVMPVEDAEVSKFAQKQFEKQGMKIILEAKVTKVEKGANSVTAHVEMKDGKVEKITADRMISAVGVQGNIEGLGLETLGVKTERGCIVVDGYGKTNVPGIYAIGDVAGPPMLAHKAEHEGVVCVEKIANFPGAHAIDKLKIPGCTYCNPQVASVGLTEAKAKAEGKDIRVGRFQFAANGKAIALGEDQGFIKTIFDKKTGQLLGAHMVGAEVTELIQGFVVAMNLETTEEELMHTIFPHPTLSEMMKESVLDAYGRALNA is encoded by the coding sequence GTGGCTGAGAATTACGACGTCATCATCATCGGCTCCGGTCCCGGCGGCTATGTCACCGCGGTGCGTTCAGCTCAGCTCGGCTTCAAGACGGCGATCGTCGAGCGCGAGCATCTCGGCGGCATCTGCCTCAACTGGGGCTGCATTCCGACCAAGGCATTGCTGCGCTCGGCCGAGATCATGCACTATTCGGATCACTTGAAGGACTATGGCCTGAAGCTCGACGGCAAGGTCAGCGTTGACACGGCTGCCGTCGTCGACCGCTCCAGAAAGGTTTCGCTGCGGCTCAATGGCGGCGTTTCCTTCCTGATGAAGAAGAACAAGGTCGACGTGATCTGGGGTGAAGCGAAGCTCTCCAAGCCAGGTGAAATCATTGTTTCCAACACAGCAAAGAAGCCGATGGAGCCGCAGCCTCCGGTGCCAAAGGGCGTCAAGGGAGAGGGCACCTACACCGCCAAGCACATCATCCTGGCGACCGGCGCCAGGCCGCGCGCGCTGCCCGGCATCGAGCCCGATGGCAAGCTAATCTGGACCTATTTCGAGGCGATGGTGCCCAAGGAGATGCCGAAGTCGCTGCTGGTGATGGGCTCGGGCGCCATCGGCATCGAATTCGCCTCGTTCTATCGCACCATGGGCGCCGAGGTGACAGTGGTCGAATTGTTGCCGGCGGTGATGCCGGTCGAGGATGCCGAGGTCTCGAAATTCGCGCAGAAGCAGTTCGAGAAGCAAGGCATGAAGATCATCCTCGAAGCCAAGGTGACCAAAGTCGAAAAGGGTGCCAACTCGGTCACCGCGCATGTCGAAATGAAGGATGGCAAGGTCGAGAAGATCACCGCCGACCGCATGATCTCGGCCGTCGGCGTGCAGGGCAACATCGAGGGTCTTGGTCTTGAAACGCTTGGCGTGAAGACCGAGCGTGGCTGCATTGTCGTCGATGGCTACGGCAAGACCAATGTGCCAGGCATCTATGCGATCGGCGATGTTGCCGGCCCGCCCATGCTCGCCCACAAGGCTGAGCATGAAGGTGTCGTCTGTGTCGAAAAGATCGCCAATTTCCCCGGCGCGCATGCCATCGACAAGCTGAAGATACCGGGCTGCACCTACTGCAATCCGCAGGTCGCCTCGGTCGGCCTGACGGAAGCAAAGGCGAAGGCCGAAGGCAAGGACATCCGCGTCGGGCGCTTCCAGTTCGCCGCCAACGGCAAGGCCATTGCGCTCGGCGAGGACCAGGGTTTCATCAAAACTATTTTCGACAAGAAGACGGGCCAGTTGCTCGGCGCCCATATGGTCGGCGCCGAAGTGACCGAACTGATCCAGGGTTTTGTCGTGGCGATGAACCTCGAGACCACCGAGGAAGAGTTGATGCACACGATCTTCCCGCATCCGACGCTGTCGGAAATGATGAAAGAAAGCGTGCTGGACGCCTATGGCCGCGCGCTGAACGCGTGA
- a CDS encoding pyruvate dehydrogenase complex E1 component subunit beta, which translates to MPIEILMPALSPTMEEGNLSKWLKNEGDKVVAGDVIAEIETDKATMEVEAVDEGTLGKILIAAGTEGVKVNTPIAVLLQDGESAADIGKSAAPAKAEAPAKVEAPAEEKTAAVKPASAPVAAAPKADIAADPDIPAGTEMVSTTVREALRDAMAEEMRRDGDVFVMGEEVAEYQGAYKITQGLLQEFGPRRVVDTPITEHGFAGVGVGAAMAGLRPIVEFMTFNFAMQAIDQIINSAAKTLYMSGGQMGAPIVFRGPNGAAARVAAQHSQCYAAWYSHIPGLKVVMPYTAADAKGLLKAAIRDPNPIIFLENEILYGQSFDVPKMDDFVLPIGKARVHKTGKDVTIVSFGIGMTYAVKAEAELRAMGIDVEIIDLRTIRPLDLDTIITSVKKTNRLIVVEEGYPQSSVGDHIANQVSQRAFDFLDAPVITIAGKDVPMPYAANLEKVALPNVGEVIEAVKAVTYR; encoded by the coding sequence ATGCCGATCGAAATTCTCATGCCCGCTCTCTCGCCGACGATGGAAGAGGGCAATCTTTCCAAGTGGTTGAAGAACGAGGGCGACAAGGTTGTCGCCGGTGATGTGATCGCCGAGATCGAAACCGACAAGGCGACGATGGAAGTCGAAGCCGTCGACGAAGGCACGCTGGGCAAGATCCTGATTGCCGCCGGCACCGAAGGCGTGAAGGTCAACACGCCGATCGCCGTGCTGTTGCAGGATGGCGAAAGCGCTGCCGATATCGGCAAGTCGGCGGCACCTGCAAAGGCTGAAGCGCCAGCGAAGGTGGAAGCTCCCGCCGAGGAAAAGACAGCCGCCGTAAAGCCGGCATCAGCACCGGTTGCCGCCGCACCCAAGGCGGACATCGCAGCCGATCCGGACATTCCGGCCGGTACCGAAATGGTCTCGACCACCGTGCGCGAAGCACTGCGCGATGCGATGGCCGAGGAAATGCGCCGTGACGGCGACGTCTTCGTCATGGGTGAGGAAGTCGCCGAGTACCAGGGCGCCTACAAGATCACGCAAGGCCTGCTGCAGGAGTTTGGCCCGCGCCGCGTCGTCGATACGCCGATCACCGAGCATGGCTTTGCCGGCGTCGGCGTCGGCGCGGCAATGGCTGGTCTTCGTCCGATTGTCGAATTCATGACCTTCAACTTCGCCATGCAGGCGATCGACCAGATCATCAACTCGGCCGCCAAGACGCTTTACATGTCGGGCGGCCAGATGGGCGCGCCGATCGTGTTTCGTGGACCAAACGGCGCCGCCGCTCGCGTCGCCGCCCAGCATTCACAGTGCTACGCTGCCTGGTACAGCCACATCCCCGGTCTGAAGGTGGTGATGCCGTATACGGCAGCTGACGCCAAGGGCTTGCTCAAGGCCGCGATCCGCGATCCGAACCCGATTATCTTCCTTGAGAATGAGATCCTCTACGGCCAATCCTTCGATGTGCCAAAGATGGATGATTTCGTGCTGCCGATCGGCAAGGCGCGTGTCCACAAGACCGGCAAGGACGTCACCATCGTCTCCTTCGGCATCGGCATGACCTATGCGGTGAAGGCGGAAGCCGAGCTGCGCGCCATGGGCATCGATGTCGAGATCATCGACCTGCGCACGATCCGTCCGCTTGATTTGGATACGATCATCACCTCGGTGAAGAAGACCAACCGCCTGATCGTCGTGGAAGAAGGTTATCCGCAAAGCTCGGTCGGCGACCATATCGCCAACCAGGTCTCGCAACGCGCCTTCGATTTCCTTGACGCGCCAGTCATAACCATTGCCGGCAAGGACGTGCCGATGCCTTATGCGGCGAACCTCGAAAAGGTGGCGCTGCCCAATGTCGGCGAGGTCATCGAGGCGGTCAAAGCGGTCACGTATCGCTAG
- the eno gene encoding phosphopyruvate hydratase: MTAIIDIVGREILDSRGNPTVEVDVILEDGSMGRAAVPSGASTGAHEAVELRDGGARYLGKGVLRAVEAVNGELFEAIGGMEAENQIHIDQTMIELDGTPNKSRLGANAILGVSLAVAKAAADAAGLPLYRYVGGTKAHVLPVPMMNIINGGAHADNPIDFQEFMILPIGAPTLREGVRWGSEIFHTLRKKLKDAGHNTNVGDEGGFAPNLKSAPVALDFIMESIEKAGFKPGEEIALGLDCAATEFFKDGNYVYEGEKKTRDPKAQAKYLAKLAADYPIISIEDGLAEDDWEGWKYLTDLIGKKTQLVGDDLFVTNTARLRDGIRMGVANSILVKVNQIGSLTETLDAVETAHKAGYTAVMSHRSGETEDSTIADLAVATNCGQIKTGSLSRSDRMAKYNQLIRIEEQLGKQAQYAGKSVVKG, encoded by the coding sequence ATGACCGCCATCATCGACATTGTAGGGCGTGAAATCCTGGACAGCCGTGGAAATCCGACTGTCGAGGTCGATGTCATACTCGAGGACGGCTCGATGGGTCGGGCCGCGGTGCCTTCGGGCGCATCGACAGGCGCCCATGAGGCGGTTGAGCTCCGCGACGGTGGCGCCCGTTATCTCGGCAAGGGCGTGCTGCGCGCCGTCGAAGCCGTGAATGGCGAGCTGTTCGAGGCGATCGGTGGCATGGAAGCCGAAAACCAGATCCACATCGACCAGACCATGATCGAGCTCGATGGTACTCCCAACAAGAGCCGGCTCGGCGCCAACGCCATTCTGGGCGTCTCGCTGGCGGTGGCCAAGGCCGCTGCGGACGCTGCCGGCCTGCCGCTCTATCGCTATGTGGGCGGCACCAAGGCGCATGTCCTGCCTGTGCCGATGATGAACATCATCAATGGCGGTGCCCACGCCGACAACCCGATCGATTTCCAGGAGTTCATGATCCTGCCGATCGGCGCGCCGACGCTGCGCGAAGGCGTTCGCTGGGGCTCCGAAATCTTCCACACGCTCCGCAAGAAGCTGAAGGATGCCGGCCACAACACCAATGTCGGCGACGAGGGCGGCTTTGCGCCGAACCTGAAAAGCGCACCGGTGGCGCTCGATTTCATCATGGAATCGATCGAGAAGGCCGGCTTCAAGCCGGGCGAGGAAATCGCGCTTGGCCTTGATTGCGCCGCCACCGAATTCTTCAAGGACGGCAACTACGTCTATGAAGGCGAGAAGAAGACCCGTGACCCGAAGGCGCAGGCCAAATACCTGGCCAAGCTCGCTGCCGACTATCCGATCATCTCGATCGAGGACGGCCTAGCCGAGGACGACTGGGAAGGCTGGAAGTACCTGACCGACCTGATCGGCAAGAAGACCCAGCTGGTCGGCGACGACCTGTTCGTCACCAACACGGCGCGCCTGCGCGACGGCATCCGCATGGGCGTCGCCAACTCGATCCTTGTCAAGGTCAACCAGATCGGTTCGCTGACCGAAACGCTCGACGCCGTCGAGACCGCGCACAAGGCCGGCTACACCGCCGTCATGTCGCATCGCTCGGGCGAGACGGAAGATTCCACCATTGCCGATCTCGCAGTCGCCACCAATTGCGGACAGATCAAGACCGGCTCGCTGTCGCGCTCGGACCGCATGGCGAAGTACAACCAGCTGATCCGCATCGAGGAACAGCTCGGCAAGCAGGCGCAGTACGCCGGCAAGTCGGTGGTCAAGGGCTGA
- a CDS encoding SGNH/GDSL hydrolase family protein, with protein MKTVLCYGDSLTWGYDAEGGRHALADRWPSVLQAALGAGVYVIADGLNGRTTAFDDHLAGADRNGARLLPTVLTTHAPIDLIVIMLGANDMKPWIHGNPVAAKQGISRLIDIVRGHDYPFDWPAPQILIVSPPVVSRTENADFKEMFAGGDEASKHLATQYSALADETGCGFFDAGSVAQTTPLDGVHLDAENTRNIGTALAPIVRVMLEL; from the coding sequence ATGAAGACGGTTCTTTGCTACGGCGACTCGCTGACCTGGGGCTATGACGCCGAAGGTGGCCGTCATGCGCTGGCGGACCGCTGGCCAAGCGTGCTGCAGGCGGCGTTGGGGGCCGGGGTGTATGTTATCGCCGACGGCCTGAACGGCCGCACCACGGCCTTTGACGACCATCTGGCCGGCGCCGACCGCAATGGGGCGCGGCTGCTGCCGACTGTCCTGACCACCCATGCGCCGATCGACCTGATCGTCATCATGCTTGGCGCCAACGACATGAAGCCATGGATTCACGGCAACCCGGTGGCTGCCAAGCAAGGGATCAGCCGGTTGATCGATATCGTGCGCGGTCATGACTATCCGTTCGATTGGCCGGCGCCGCAAATCCTGATCGTGTCGCCGCCTGTGGTCAGCCGCACTGAGAATGCCGACTTCAAGGAAATGTTTGCCGGCGGCGACGAGGCGTCGAAGCACCTTGCGACACAGTACTCGGCCCTTGCCGACGAGACCGGCTGCGGCTTCTTCGATGCCGGCAGCGTGGCGCAAACCACCCCGCTCGACGGCGTCCATCTCGACGCGGAAAACACGCGAAACATCGGCACGGCGTTGGCACCTATCGTGCGCGTCATGCTGGAACTGTGA
- the pdhA gene encoding pyruvate dehydrogenase (acetyl-transferring) E1 component subunit alpha, which translates to MATAAKKAPAKSKSDGKSSGISAPKPSEFTKDEELAAYRHMLLIRRFEEKAGQLYGMGFIGGFCHLYIGQEAVVTGMKMALVDGDQMITAYRDHGHMLAMELSPRGVMAELTGRRGGLSRGKGGSMHMFSKEKHFYGGHGIVGAQVSLGTGLAFANRYRDNNNVSLTYFGDGAANQGQVYESFNMASLWKLPVIYIIENNRYAMGTSVSRSSAETDFSHRGASFKIPGIQVDGMDVRAVKAAGDLATEWCRAGNGPLILEMQTYRYRGHSMSDPAKYRSKEEVQKMRSEHDPIEQVKARLTEKKWATEDELKTIDKEVRDIVADAAEFAQNDAEPDPSELWTDIVL; encoded by the coding sequence ATGGCCACCGCCGCCAAAAAAGCGCCTGCCAAATCCAAATCGGATGGCAAATCGTCGGGGATTTCGGCTCCCAAGCCTTCGGAATTCACCAAGGACGAGGAGCTTGCCGCCTACCGGCACATGCTGCTCATCCGCCGCTTCGAGGAAAAGGCCGGCCAGCTCTATGGCATGGGTTTCATCGGCGGTTTCTGTCATCTCTATATCGGCCAGGAAGCTGTTGTCACCGGCATGAAGATGGCGCTGGTCGACGGTGACCAGATGATCACAGCCTATCGCGACCACGGCCACATGCTGGCGATGGAACTGTCGCCGCGCGGCGTCATGGCCGAACTCACCGGACGCCGGGGCGGCTTGTCGCGCGGCAAGGGTGGCTCCATGCACATGTTCTCCAAGGAGAAGCATTTTTACGGCGGCCACGGCATTGTCGGCGCGCAGGTGTCGCTCGGCACCGGGTTGGCCTTTGCCAACCGCTACCGTGACAACAACAACGTGTCGCTGACCTATTTCGGCGATGGCGCCGCCAATCAGGGCCAGGTCTATGAAAGCTTCAACATGGCCTCGCTGTGGAAGCTGCCGGTGATCTACATCATCGAGAACAACCGCTACGCCATGGGCACGTCGGTATCGCGCTCGTCGGCCGAGACCGACTTTTCGCATCGTGGTGCCTCCTTCAAGATCCCCGGCATCCAGGTCGACGGCATGGATGTGCGCGCGGTGAAGGCCGCCGGCGATCTCGCCACCGAATGGTGCCGTGCCGGCAACGGCCCGCTGATCCTCGAGATGCAGACATACCGCTATCGCGGTCATTCGATGTCCGATCCGGCGAAATACCGCTCCAAGGAAGAAGTGCAGAAGATGCGCTCCGAACATGACCCGATCGAGCAGGTCAAGGCGCGGCTGACCGAGAAGAAATGGGCGACCGAGGACGAGTTGAAGACCATCGACAAGGAGGTTCGCGACATCGTCGCCGATGCCGCCGAATTTGCCCAGAACGACGCAGAGCCGGATCCGTCCGAGCTCTGGACCGACATCGTATTGTAA
- a CDS encoding dodecin family protein: MSVARVTEITSSSKKSFQDAIEKGIMRASKTLKNVEGAWIQDQKIVVEDGKIAAYRVNMKVTFILAE, translated from the coding sequence ATGTCTGTTGCCCGTGTCACCGAAATCACGTCGTCGTCGAAGAAGAGCTTTCAGGACGCCATCGAAAAGGGAATTATGCGCGCGTCCAAAACTCTCAAGAATGTCGAAGGCGCCTGGATTCAGGACCAGAAGATCGTCGTCGAGGACGGCAAGATCGCGGCTTACCGTGTCAACATGAAGGTAACCTTCATCCTCGCGGAGTGA
- a CDS encoding pyruvate dehydrogenase complex dihydrolipoamide acetyltransferase — protein MPINITMPALSPTMEEGNLSKWLVKEGDKVSPGDVIAEIETDKATMEVEAVDEGVVAKLVVPAGTEGVKVNALIAVLAADGEDVGAAAKSGGAAAPAKAEAAKAEAPKAESPRPEAPQPAAAPAPKAEAVPAANGHAGGARTFASPLARRIAKDAGVDVSAMTGTGPHGRVVKADVDAAIAGGGAKAAPAAKAAPAGAPATPAAVPKAMSDEQVLKLFEPGSYELVPHDNMRKTIARRLVEAKTTIPHFYLTLDCELDALLALRTQINAAAPVKKTEKGDAPAYKLSVNDMVIKAMAMALKAVPDANASWTEGAMVKHKHADVGVAVSIPGGLITPIIRKADEKTLSVISNEMKDLASRARSRKLKPEEYQGGTTAVSNLGMFGIKDFAAVINPPHATILAVGAGEERAVVKNGEIKIATVMSVTLSTDHRAVDGALGAELLVAFKRLIENPMGMLV, from the coding sequence ATGCCTATCAACATCACCATGCCGGCCCTGTCGCCCACGATGGAAGAGGGCAACCTGTCGAAGTGGCTTGTGAAAGAGGGCGACAAGGTTTCGCCGGGCGATGTCATTGCCGAGATCGAGACCGATAAGGCGACGATGGAAGTCGAAGCCGTCGATGAAGGCGTTGTCGCCAAGCTGGTTGTTCCGGCCGGCACCGAAGGCGTCAAGGTCAACGCGCTGATCGCGGTGCTCGCCGCCGACGGTGAGGATGTTGGCGCGGCTGCAAAGAGTGGTGGCGCTGCCGCCCCTGCCAAGGCCGAAGCCGCGAAAGCGGAAGCACCCAAGGCCGAGTCGCCCAGGCCTGAAGCCCCGCAGCCTGCCGCCGCACCGGCGCCCAAGGCCGAAGCCGTTCCGGCGGCCAATGGCCACGCTGGTGGCGCGCGCACCTTTGCGTCGCCGCTCGCGCGCCGTATCGCCAAGGACGCTGGCGTCGATGTGTCGGCGATGACCGGCACCGGCCCGCACGGCCGTGTGGTCAAGGCCGATGTCGACGCGGCGATTGCCGGTGGCGGCGCCAAGGCGGCACCAGCCGCGAAGGCGGCGCCTGCCGGTGCTCCGGCAACTCCCGCCGCCGTGCCGAAGGCAATGTCGGACGAGCAGGTGCTGAAACTGTTCGAGCCCGGCTCCTACGAGCTTGTCCCGCATGACAATATGCGCAAGACCATCGCGCGGCGCCTGGTCGAGGCCAAGACAACCATCCCGCATTTCTACCTGACGCTCGACTGTGAGCTCGACGCGCTGCTGGCGCTGCGCACGCAGATCAATGCTGCAGCCCCGGTGAAGAAGACCGAAAAGGGTGATGCGCCCGCCTACAAGCTGTCGGTCAACGACATGGTCATCAAGGCGATGGCGATGGCACTGAAGGCGGTGCCCGATGCCAATGCCTCATGGACTGAAGGCGCCATGGTCAAGCACAAGCATGCTGATGTCGGCGTTGCGGTGTCCATTCCTGGCGGCCTGATCACGCCGATCATCCGCAAGGCCGACGAAAAGACGCTGTCGGTGATCTCCAACGAGATGAAGGACCTGGCCAGCCGTGCGCGCAGCCGCAAGCTGAAGCCGGAAGAGTATCAAGGCGGCACGACGGCGGTTTCCAATCTCGGCATGTTCGGCATCAAGGACTTTGCCGCGGTCATCAATCCACCGCATGCGACGATCCTGGCCGTTGGCGCCGGCGAGGAGCGGGCGGTGGTGAAGAACGGCGAGATCAAGATCGCGACCGTGATGTCGGTGACGCTGTCGACCGATCACCGTGCCGTCGACGGCGCGCTGGGTGCTGAACTGCTTGTCGCCTTCAAGCGCCTCATCGAAAACCCGATGGGCATGCTGGTCTAA